A segment of the Gemmatimonadales bacterium genome:
GACACCGCCCGCGCGCTCGCGCTCCTGGAGGCCCAGGACTTCCTCGCCGCCTCCGCCGACCAGGTCGTGCGCGGCCCGGCGTGGTTGCTCCACGGGCGCATCCTCGAAGCGAGAGGCGAAAGGCAGCGCGCCATCCGGTACTTCCAGCGCGCCTACGACCTCCTGCGCTACGCCGATCCGCCATGGATTGCGGTGCGCGACTCGGCCCAGGCCGGGCGCACGCGACTGGGGGTTCCCCGGTGACCGCCGCGCGCGTTGCGCTTCCGTCCGACCGTACGTTCGTCCGCCCGTCCGCCCGCCAATGACCGACACGCTCGACCTGCTCGCCCGCGCTGACAAGTGGTTCCTGTCGGCGGGGGAGGGACTGGTCTGGGCGCCGCCGTTCCCCGCCTGGCTCGACGCCCCGGGCTTCTGGGACGAGGCCCACCTCTTTGAGTTCCGGCTCGCGCCGCTTCTGACGATCGCCCTGATGGACGAGACCGGGCGCGAGATCGCGCTCCAACCCGGGACGCGTCGCTGGACGCCGGCCGCGCTCGAAACGCCGTATTCGACCAGCGTCGGGATCGAGGCGATGGAAGCGCGCATGGTGCTGCCGGGGTTCGTCCTCGGCAGCGAGTGGCAGCTCGTCAATCGGGGCGTCGTACCCATGCGGATCCACGCGGTGGCCTGGACTACCGCGCCCGGAGACGAGGTGGCGGAGGGCGACGTGGCGTGGACCGGCTTCGAGCTCACCTGGCCGCGGCGGCTCGAGGACGGCAGAGGGCACGTGCTGCCGGCACGGCTCCAGCTCGCGCTGGCGCGAGGCACCGACAGCTGGGGCGCCGTCCGCTCCGAGCCTACGACCGACCACCCTCACTTCCGGTTGACGCCATTCTGGGATCGGTGGGATCCCACCCGCGGCGGGCTCGGCGACAAGGCCGAGCTCGCGGGGATCTCCGCGGGCGGGCTGGTCTACCTGGGGGTTCACCGCGCCATCGAGATCCCGGCTGGGGGCGCGGTGCGGCTCGCCGTGGCGCTGCGCATCGAGCCCCAGCTGGACGACTGCGGCACCCGTGCCGAAGCGAATCCTCCCCGGAAGGCGTCGTCGTTCGCGGCGGCGAGCAAGTCGTCATGGGAGGAGTTCTTCGAAGGGGTGCCCAGGTTCCGCTGCTCGGACCCTTACTTCGAGCGGTACTGGGCGTACCGTTGGTACGGGCTCCGGCTCAACGGAATAGCGCCCGGATGGGGGAACTACGTCGCCCCGACCGTGGCCGAGGGGATCGAGCACTTCCACCAGCCGGTCGCGTACAGCGCGCAGTGCCATCTGCGCGAGCTGCGTTGGGCGCGCGACCCCGAGTGGGCGCGCGGCGTGCTGCGGACGTTTCTCGCGCACCAGAAGCCCGACGGCTCGCTGCACGGCCGGATCTACGCCAATCATCTCGACGGCACCGACTTCTACCACGCCGACTGGGGCGGCGCGCTCCTGGCGCTCGACGCGGTGCACCCGAGCGACGCGTACCTGCGGGAGGTCCTTCCCCCGCTCGAGCGCTACGGCGAGTGGCTGCGGACCACGCGCGACCGCGAGGGATCGGGGCTCGTGGATGTGACGGACCAGTACGAGACCGGCCAGGAGTACATGTCGCGTTACCAGGCCGTCGACCCGGACGCCGACCGCTACGGCTGGGAGAACCGGATCCGCCTCAAGGGCGTGGACGCGAGCGTATATGCGTACAACCTCTTCCGCGCGCTGGCCGAGCTCGCGCCCCGCGGGGGCCTCGACGGGGAGCGATGGCGCAAGTGCGCCGAGCAGACGGGCGCCGCGATCCGCAAGAAGATGTGGGACGGGAAGAGCGGGATGTTCAGCGACGTGAACCCGGCCACCGGCAGGCGTACCGGCGTGCGCGCGGCGGTGTCGTTCTTCCCGTACTTCACCGACCTCGTGACGGGCGACCACGTGTCGGGGTTCGTGCAGAACCTCTTCGACCCGCGCCAGTTCTGGAAGCCGTTCCCGGTGCCGTCGTCGAGCGGCACCGATCCGCTCTACGATGCCGACGCGGCGTGGCGAGGCAAGCGGCACAACTGCCCGTGGAACGGCCGCGTCTGGCCGATGACGAACAGCCACATCGCCGAAGCGATCGCGGCGGTGGCGGCGCGGCACCTGCCCGCGCTCCGCGCGCACCTGGCCGAGTTCCTCACCAAGTACGTGCGGATGATGTTCTGGAACGGCGACACCTCCCGCCCCAACAGCTTCGAGCACTACCATCCCGTCACCGGGCGGCCCTCGGCCTACCGGGGGATCGACGACTACCAGCACTCCTGGGTAAACGACCTCATCGTCCAGTACGTGATCGGGCTGCGACCTTTGGGCGAGGGACGTTTCGTGGTGGACCCGATGCCGCTGGCGCTGGACGGCTTCGAGGCGCACGGCTTGCCGATGCAGGGCGCCGCCGTGGATGTGGTGCGGGAGGGTGACCATGTCGTGGTGAGCGTGAACGGCAGCGAGGCCGCGCGCGGGCGCATGGACGAGCCGATCGAGGTGCGGCTGTGAGCCTGCGCGTGGCGTTCGTGGCACGCGTCGGCCTGATGGAGGAGGACGCCGCCTGGAAGTGGCTGAGTCGCCAGGACGGCATCGCGGCGCGCCGCTTCGAACCGGGCGACCTCGCCGCTGCCGTGGGGGAGGCCGACGTCGTCTGGTTTCACGCCTCGGGGCCGCTGGTGGATCTCGCGCTCGAGCCGCTGCACCCGCTAGTCGCGGCGGGGCACGGCCTCCTCCTCACTCTGCGCGCCGCCGACCTCGTCGGGCCGCTCGGCATCGAGTCCGCGCCGCCCAACGACGTGGGGGAGGCCCGTTGGGACGACGACGCGGATCCCTGGTACCAAGGGACGTTCCGCGCCATGCCCGCGTACCCGCACATCCGCGGCATGGCGACGTACGGCCCGCACCCGCTCGTCGCGGGCCTGCACAACGGGACGTACACCTGGGCGCCCCGCGCGGGAGAGCCGTTCACGTGGGCCTGCTACGCCGGCGGCGTGCGTCCGGCCGAAGGGCGCGTGGTGGGCGTCGAGCGGGCGTACGGCGTCCAGAACGCGGAACGGACGGTGGCCTGGGAATACCCGATGGGCCGCGGTCATGTCGTGTGCGTCGGCGCGTTCGTCCACTTCGCGGCGCCGGACGCGCTGCTGCATCCTCAGCTCGAGCGACTGACGCGCAACGCCCTTGCCGCGACGACCGCGGAAGCGGCCGAGCGAACGTACTGGCCGGCCCCCGGCACTGGGTCGGCGCCGTCCGAAGCGCTGGTGCTCCCGGAGCCGCTCGATCTCGATGGGGCGCTGCCCGATCCGGCGAACGACCCGATCACGCTCGCGAGCGCGGTCGAGACGGACGAGCAATTCGACCTGGCCGGCCGGCGCGCGCTCCTGGTCGGGAAGGACCGCCAGGGAATCCGCGAGGTCTGGGTCCACCCGCACCGGGCGGTGGCGTCGTGGGACGTGGCGGCGGAAGGGGAACCGGCGCTGGGAACGCGGATCACCGTGACGCCCGACGTGGCCGTCCGCACCCTGGAAACCGGCCGCCGCCGGATCGCCGAGACGTCGTTCGTCGCGCTCGAGCACGCGCTGTGCCTCGTCGAATACCGCGCGGCGCGCAAGGGCAGGGAGTCCGTGGCCCGCGCTCCGGCATCGGTGGAGGTGACGCTGCATGCCGACCTGCGCCGCATGTGGCCCTATCCGGCGGGATGCGGCGGCAACCTCCGGTTCCGGCGCGGCGCTCAGGGACTCGTAGCCGTCGTCGAGTCGGAGAGCGACGACGGCGTGGTCGCCGTGTTCACGAACGTGCCGTCGGTCATCACGATGAAGGCACTCCACGTCGAGGGCGTCCCCGTCGTCGAGTGTGCCGTCTCAGCGCCGCTGGGCATCCCGTTCCGCCTCGCCATCGTCGGCGGCGCGACCCGTGACGATCTCGAGCGGACCCTGCGCGCGGTCCGGCGGCTCGGCGTCACCGGGCTGGTCCGCCAGCGGACCCAGCGCGCGGCTACGCTGCGCGAGGCGCGCCTCGCGGTCCGCGGAGAGGACGAAGGTCTCGGGCGCGCGGTCGAGTGGGCGAAGCGCCGCCTGGACGCGTTCGTGGTGGACGCGCCCGGCGTGGGACGCTCGCTGGTCGCCGGGTACGCGCCATCCAGCCCGGGGTGGGGCGGTGGCCGGCCCGGCTGCGCCTGGTTCTTCGGACGTGACGCCTGCTGGTCCGCCTTCGCGCTGCTGGCCGCGGGCGAACACTCGGTGGTACGGCAGGTCATCCGCTTCCTGGGCGACCGCCAGGACGTGACCGGGAAGGTGCTGCACGAGGCGAGCACGTCCGGCCAGTTCCACTACGACGCCGCGGACGCGACGCCGCTCTACCTGTTGCTGGCCGGGCGATACCTGGCGTGGACCGGCGACGTCGAGTTCGTGGCGTCGATATGGCCGCGCGTCGAGCACGCCTTCGCCTTCTGCCTGTCGACGGACACCGACGGGGACGGACTGATCGAGAACTCCCGCGTCGGGCACGGGTGGGTCGAGTCGGGTCCCCTGGCAGGGGCACAGGTCACGCTGTACCTGGCCGCGATCTGGCGGGCGGCGCTCGAGGAGCTCGCCCGCGCCGCTGAGGTGCTCGGCAAAGCACGCTTCGCCGCCGACTGCTGGACGCGGGCCGCGCGGGCGGGCGCCACGATCGAGCAGCAGTTCTACCGCGAGGATCGGGGGATCTACGCGCTCGACAAGCAGCGCGACGCGACGATGCTCTGGACCCAGACGGCGTTGATGAGCGTGCCCATCCTGCTCGGCGCGGCGAACCCGGTCCGCGCCAAGCGCTTCCTCGACCAGCTGGCCGGCGAGCACTACTCCGCCCGATGGGGCGTGCGCCTGCTCCCCTCCAACGACCCGCACTTCAATCCCGCCGGCTACCAGTCAGGCACCGTCTGGCCGCTGTTCACCGGCTGGGCGGCGCACGCGGAGTATCGAGCCGGGCGCGGCGAGTCCGCGTTCCGCCACCTGGCCGCCAACGTGCGGCACGCCTCAGCTCGACAGGGTGGCGCCTTCGACGAGGCGATGCACGGGCTCGAGGAGCGGGCAGCCGGAGTCTGCCCCGACCGAGCCTGCTCCGCCGCGATGGTCATCGCGCCGCTGGTCGAGGGACTGCTCGGCGTCGTACCTGACGCCCCGCACCGACGGCTGGCGATCGCACCGCAACTCCCCGACGTCCTGGACCGGCTCGAAGTCCTAGGCCTCCGCTGCGGCGAGACCGTCTACGACCTGAAGCTGCGGAAGCGGGGGGGCCTGCTCGACGTGGCGGCCCGCCGCACCCACGGTCCACCGCTCTGGCTCACCGTTGCCCCGTGCTGCCCCGGACCGCCGTCCCGCGTGGAGGTGGATGGTGAAGAGGTGACGCCGGAAGTCACGGCGTGGGGGAGCGGGGTGCGGAGTGCCGTGGCGTTCGAAGCAAGCGGGGAGCATGAGGTGAGATTCGTGCTCGAGTAGGTGATGGCGTACCTCCATCACGTCACTCTCCTCCCTCACCTCCATCTCGTCACATCACCGCCTTTCCGCCACCATCCTCCTCACCGTCTCCAACGTCCGATCGACTTCCTCGGGCGAATTGTAGATGTGACAGCACTGCCTGACTCCCCACGGGCTGCCCATCGACCGGCACCGCACCTTGGCCCGCGCCCACAGCTGATCCATCAAGTCCGGCGCCTGGTAGCCGGCGAGGCTCCAGACGGTAGTGGCTGATACCAGCTCCGGATGCTGCGGCGAGTTGATGGTCACCTGCGGGATCTGGCGGAGCTCCGCGCGCAGGCGCTCGGCGAGCCCGAGGACGCGCCGCTCGACGCGCGCCGGACCGATGCGGTTGTGGAAATCGATCGCCGCCTCGTAGCCCTTGAGGACCGAGAGGTTGCCGGTGCCTACCTGCATCAGGCGGTACGCCCCATCGCGATAGTTGTCCCATTGGCCCGAGGCGATCGTCGCCCAAAGGTGGGGGAGGCGCTCGCGGCTCACGTACAGGAACCCGCATCCCTGCGGCGCCAGCAGCCACTTGTGCGGCGACGAGAAGTACGCGTCGCACCCCATCTCGTGCAGGTTGAGCTGGAGGTGCCCGCAGCACTGGGCGCCGTCCACCACCGAGATGATCCCGCGCTCGCGCGCGATACGGCACAGCTCGTTCACGGGGAAGCGGATCGCCAGCGCGGACGTGAGGTGAGGGATCGCCCACACCTTCGTCTGAGGGGTCGTCGCGTTCAGGTACAGTTCGATGAGCTGCTGCGGGTTCTGCGGCGGGACCGGGACCGTCACCTTCTTCACGTAGATGCCGTGCCGTTTCGCCTTGAGCTGCCACGGCGACTCGCAGCCCACGTGCTCCTGGTTGGTGAGGATGACCTCGTCGCCGGCGTGGAGGTCCAGGCCGCCCGCGACGTAGCTGGCGCCGAAGGTCGCGTTCTGGGTGAGCGCGATCTCCTCGGCGGACGCGCCGACCAGCGTCGCGATCTTCTCTCTCAGCTCCAGCTCGGGACGGTACCCCGCGAAATAGTCGGGGTGTTCGGCCCGGTAGTCCCAGTGCGCGATGGTCGCATCCACCTGGGTCATGTGATTCATGACGGTGTCGATCACTACGCGCGGTGAGCTTCCGATCGTCCCCGTGTTGAAAAAGGCTTCGTCGGCGGGGATCAGGAACTCGCGGCGGAGCGTGCGCCAGTAGCCCTCATCGTCCTGGAGGACCTCGGGTGGCCAGCCTCCGCGCCGGGCGCTGGGCGTGGCGTCCGCGTTGCCGCGCCGGGCGGCGAGTACGCTGGCGACGGCGGAACCGAGGAACGAGCGGCGGTCGAGCATGGGGCTGGGCCTCGCGGTGGGGGGCACCGCGAATATATTCCGCGCGGATGCGAATCGCACCTCTGCTCGTACTGGCGCTCGGGCTGACCGGCTGCCGCAAGCTGGTGAGGGTCGAGCGCGCGGATTCCGGACGCCCCCGTGCCGACTCGCTGGCGGCGGTGGAGCGCGACTCGGCCGCGACGACCGAAGTGCGGGCGGCGCTGCGGACCTATTACGCGCGCTTCACGTCGCGTGACTGGCTGATGTTCAGCCAGAGCTTCTGGCGCGGTGCCATCATCACGACCAACTGGACGCCGCCGGGAGAGCCGGCCGAGCGCGTGTACACGCTGACCGTGGATGAGTTCGTGCGGCGGACGCCGGAAGGCCCCGACCAGCTGGCGGTCTTCTCCGAGGACATGGTGGACGCGACGATCGCCAGCTACGGTCCGCTCGCCGAAGCCTGGGTGGTCTACCGCGCGCGGTTCGGCGCGACGCGCGATTCGGTCGAGACCCGCTACGGCGTGGATGCGTTCCACCTCATGAAGCACGACGGCGAATGGCGGATAACGAGCCTCACCTTCACTGGCGAGGTCCCGGGGCGGCCGCTGGTCGTGCAGCGGCCCTGAGCCCGCGCCCGCTCACCATGGTGGTCCACGGCGCCTTTGCGGCCGCCGAGGACTGGTGGCGTCCGCCGGCGCAGGCGTCGCCGCCCACCTTCGCACTGCAACTCGAGGAGCCGCTCGCCCGCCGCGGGCTCGCAGGGACGGTCTGGCAGCCCGCGCTGGAGGCCGGCCTCTCGGTGGACCACTTCGCCTGGTCCGGTGACAACACCCACGCGGCGCGGCGGGATGGGTCCGCCAAACTCGCCGAGTCGCTGACGGAGCTGGCCCGCCGCTCCGGAGCCACCGCTCTGGCGCCGCTGGTGGTGAACGCGGTGGGACACTCGCATGGCGGCAACGTCGTCCTGGAAACGGTGCGGCGGCTGCGGGGCGCGCCGAACATCCGTTTCCGGCAGGTCGTGCTCCTCGGCACGCCGCTCATCGAATGCCGGCCGGCACTCCGGCCCTTCCGCTTCGCGCTCGCCTTCGCGTTCCTCGCCGCGGAGCTCGGTCTCACCACCGTCATCCTCGCGCGGCTGTTCCTGCCCGGGTTCCCGCGGCTCGTCTGCCCGCTGCTCGGCACCTGCGCGGTGGAGCACGTCGGCGCCGTCGTCGACTGGCCGTGGCTGGTCGCCGCACTCGTCGCCATCCTCTTCGGAGCCCGCTGGATCTTCGCGTTGGTGGCGGTGCTCGGCGACGCGCTATGGTGGCTGGCCGCCTGGCCGGTCCTGGCGCTGCGGGGCCGGGGAGCGGGACAGGCATACGGCCCTGGGCCGGAGGAGCTTGGCACGGCGCTGGCCGGCCGGAAGGTGCTGCTGGTGACGAGCCACCAGGACGAGGCCGACCTCTTGTTCCACGCGTCGGCGGCTCCGCAGCGGGTCTATGAGGAATGGGTCGCCGAGTCCTTCGGTCCGTGGGGACGCGCTGTCGAGTGGCTGGTAGTGCGGCAGGTGGTCGTTGGGGTGCTGCTTCGGCTGGTCGAGACGGTGATGGAGCGGGTCGCGTTCGGCTTCCCGTGGCTGCGAGTGCTCTTCCTCGACCACGAGATGGCGGAACTCGAAACCAGCCGCGCGTACCCGCAAGGTCTGATCGAGCGCGCCGACTTCACGGACGAGATGATGGAAGCGCACCGCATCAACGCGGCCCGCAGGGGCCTGCCGGCCCATCCGGCTGAGGCGGCCGGGCTCAAGGGGAAGGCGCGTCGCGTGGCGTCGTTGCGCCACAGTCTCGGTCTCGGCCTCAAAGAGACCTTCCTGCAGATCAACCCGAAGCACAGCGACTACTACCGCACTCCTTCCATCATCGAGCGCGTGGCGGACGCCATCGCCGCCCCGTCCGCTACGGCTGCCTGAGCCGCGCCTCGATCTTCGCCATCAGTTCCGCCGGCGCCCTCACGCGGCGGAGCTTTAGGCGGATCTCCTCCAGCAACCGAGCCTCAACGCCGAATTCGCCCGCGCAAACGACGCACCTCTCCAGGTGCTGCGCGACCTCGGCGAGCTCCGCCGGGGTCAGCTCGCGGTCCAAGTAGTCGTCCAGCCGCGCGAAGGTCTGCTCGCAGTTGAGCCGGTTGACGTTCATCCGGCTCCTCCTTCCGCCGCCGAGGCCGCCGCCACCAGGCCGTGGTCCTCCGCGAGCCGCCAGAGCCGCTTCTGGAGCAGCGCCCGTCCGCGGTGCAGCCGCGAGCGGACCGTGCCGATGGGCACGTCGATCACGTCGGCGATCTCCTGGTACGCGAAGTCCTGGAGGAAATAGAGCGAGCACGCGACGCGGTACTCCTCCGGAACGACATGATCGCTTCCTCCATCTGTTCGACCTCCAGCTTGCCGAGTACCGCGCCGGCCAGGTCGCCGCCCCGAAGCCCCCCGCCGCCCGGCTCCTCGCCCGACACGACCTCGTGCGCTCGGCGCTGGATGTAGGCGCTGGGCACCTCGTCGAGTGACACCAAGTCCGGCTCGTGCTTGCGTCTGCGGTACCCGGTGAAGAACGCGTTGGTGAGGATACGGAAGAACCACGCGCGGAAGTTCGTGCCCGGCCGAAAGCCCTTGAACCCGCGGAAGGCGAGCAGCGCCGCCTCCTGCACCAGGTCCTCCGCGTCGGCGCGGTCCCGGGTCAGGTGGAGCGCCACGCCGTACCCCCGGTCCAGGAGCGGCGCGAGGAGTGACTCGAACTGGGCGGTGGACGCCACGGGAGCATCATCAGCCCCCCGCCGGAAAAGCGCAAGAAAATCAGTCTGAAGCGGCGAAGTCAGGTGCCGGCGAGCACGCGCCGGGTGACGCGCGTGATGCGCAGCGTGGCGAGCACCGTCGCCCCGATGCCGAGGCCAAGGACCGCGTAGTACGGCCACCCGTGCGCCAGCCGCACGCCGCCCGCTACCGCCGCCACGTCGCCGGCGATGGCGCCCGAGGAGACGAGGAGGAACGTGCCGGGGATCATGCCGAGCATCGCCACCAGGTACCCGCCCAACGAGACCCGGGAGAGGCCGAGCGCGTAGTTGAGAAGGTTGTAGGGGAAGATGGGCGAGAGGCGGAGCAGGATGACGAGCTTCCAGCCCTGGCGCGAGAGAGCGTCGTCCAACGCCGAGAAAGTCGCGTGCCGCTCCAGGTACCGCTCGACCGCGCCGCGCGCCGCGTGCCGCGCCACCAGGAACGAGGCGGTGGCGCCGAGCGTAGCCGCCACCCACGCGACCAGGACCCCTTTCGCGGCGCCGAACACCGCGCCCGCGGCGAGCATCATCAACGACGCGGGCGCCAGCGCCACGCAGGCGGCGGTGTACGTCGCCACGAACACCGCGGCGCCCCAGGGACCGAACCCGTTCACCCACTCGGCGAAGCCGGGCAGGTAGCGGCCGAGATACCGGCCGGCGACGACCAGCGCCAGGAACGCGACGATCAACAGCGCACTGCGCTTCTTCACCTGTCCCGCCTCTCCGGAGATCCGTTGCGTCGCGTCGCACGATGGGAAGAACGATGCCCTGGGCCGCGCGGTTCCCTTCGAAGTGCGCGTCCCGCCCCCGGGAATCTCGCCACGGCGTTCGATGGCCGCACCCCCGCCGTCGACGACCTCACGGATCCTGTCGCTGCCGGCGACCACGCCCTCATGGTATGCTTTGTGGTCAACAGTCGTGCTTGGCGACATCCAGCGCACCGGACTCAAATGACCCGACTCTCCGTCATCGCCTGCCTCCTCCCTTCCGCGCTCGCCGCGCAGCAGCGCGGCTTCACCGTCGGCGTGACCGGCTTCACTGGCGGCAACTGGCAGCCCTCCGGCGTCGAGGTCGGCAGGCTGCG
Coding sequences within it:
- a CDS encoding zf-HC2 domain-containing protein; the encoded protein is MNVNRLNCEQTFARLDDYLDRELTPAELAEVAQHLERCVVCAGEFGVEARLLEEIRLKLRRVRAPAELMAKIEARLRQP
- a CDS encoding aminotransferase class V-fold PLP-dependent enzyme, translated to MLDRRSFLGSAVASVLAARRGNADATPSARRGGWPPEVLQDDEGYWRTLRREFLIPADEAFFNTGTIGSSPRVVIDTVMNHMTQVDATIAHWDYRAEHPDYFAGYRPELELREKIATLVGASAEEIALTQNATFGASYVAGGLDLHAGDEVILTNQEHVGCESPWQLKAKRHGIYVKKVTVPVPPQNPQQLIELYLNATTPQTKVWAIPHLTSALAIRFPVNELCRIARERGIISVVDGAQCCGHLQLNLHEMGCDAYFSSPHKWLLAPQGCGFLYVSRERLPHLWATIASGQWDNYRDGAYRLMQVGTGNLSVLKGYEAAIDFHNRIGPARVERRVLGLAERLRAELRQIPQVTINSPQHPELVSATTVWSLAGYQAPDLMDQLWARAKVRCRSMGSPWGVRQCCHIYNSPEEVDRTLETVRRMVAERR
- a CDS encoding sigma factor; amino-acid sequence: MASTAQFESLLAPLLDRGYGVALHLTRDRADAEDLVQEAALLAFRGFKGFRPGTNFRAWFFRILTNAFFTGYRRRKHEPDLVSLDEVPSAYIQRRAHEVVSGEEPGGGGLRGGDLAGAVLGKLEVEQMEEAIMSFRRSTASRARSISSRTSRTRRSPT
- a CDS encoding TVP38/TMEM64 family protein, giving the protein MKKRSALLIVAFLALVVAGRYLGRYLPGFAEWVNGFGPWGAAVFVATYTAACVALAPASLMMLAAGAVFGAAKGVLVAWVAATLGATASFLVARHAARGAVERYLERHATFSALDDALSRQGWKLVILLRLSPIFPYNLLNYALGLSRVSLGGYLVAMLGMIPGTFLLVSSGAIAGDVAAVAGGVRLAHGWPYYAVLGLGIGATVLATLRITRVTRRVLAGT
- a CDS encoding GH116 family glycosyl hydrolase, which encodes MSLRVAFVARVGLMEEDAAWKWLSRQDGIAARRFEPGDLAAAVGEADVVWFHASGPLVDLALEPLHPLVAAGHGLLLTLRAADLVGPLGIESAPPNDVGEARWDDDADPWYQGTFRAMPAYPHIRGMATYGPHPLVAGLHNGTYTWAPRAGEPFTWACYAGGVRPAEGRVVGVERAYGVQNAERTVAWEYPMGRGHVVCVGAFVHFAAPDALLHPQLERLTRNALAATTAEAAERTYWPAPGTGSAPSEALVLPEPLDLDGALPDPANDPITLASAVETDEQFDLAGRRALLVGKDRQGIREVWVHPHRAVASWDVAAEGEPALGTRITVTPDVAVRTLETGRRRIAETSFVALEHALCLVEYRAARKGRESVARAPASVEVTLHADLRRMWPYPAGCGGNLRFRRGAQGLVAVVESESDDGVVAVFTNVPSVITMKALHVEGVPVVECAVSAPLGIPFRLAIVGGATRDDLERTLRAVRRLGVTGLVRQRTQRAATLREARLAVRGEDEGLGRAVEWAKRRLDAFVVDAPGVGRSLVAGYAPSSPGWGGGRPGCAWFFGRDACWSAFALLAAGEHSVVRQVIRFLGDRQDVTGKVLHEASTSGQFHYDAADATPLYLLLAGRYLAWTGDVEFVASIWPRVEHAFAFCLSTDTDGDGLIENSRVGHGWVESGPLAGAQVTLYLAAIWRAALEELARAAEVLGKARFAADCWTRAARAGATIEQQFYREDRGIYALDKQRDATMLWTQTALMSVPILLGAANPVRAKRFLDQLAGEHYSARWGVRLLPSNDPHFNPAGYQSGTVWPLFTGWAAHAEYRAGRGESAFRHLAANVRHASARQGGAFDEAMHGLEERAAGVCPDRACSAAMVIAPLVEGLLGVVPDAPHRRLAIAPQLPDVLDRLEVLGLRCGETVYDLKLRKRGGLLDVAARRTHGPPLWLTVAPCCPGPPSRVEVDGEEVTPEVTAWGSGVRSAVAFEASGEHEVRFVLE